The following coding sequences are from one Sciurus carolinensis chromosome 11, mSciCar1.2, whole genome shotgun sequence window:
- the Lrrc55 gene encoding leucine-rich repeat-containing protein 55, with the protein MGTLQQCWCQLPQMGDTWAQLPWPGPPHPAVLLVSLLLATGVMHSDAGTSCPVLCTCHNQVVDCSSQRLFSVPPDLPMDTRNLSLAHNRISAVPPGYLTCYMELRVLDLRNNSLMELPPGLFLHAKRLAHLDLSYNNLSHVPADMFREAHGLVHIDLSHNPWLRRVHPQAFQGLVQLRDLDLSYGGLAFLSLEALEGLPGLVTLQIGGNPWVCGCTMEPLLKWLRNRIQRCTADSQLAECRGPPEVEGAPLFSLTEESFKACHLTLTLDDYLFIAFVGFVVSIASVVTNFLLGITANCCHRWSKASEEEEI; encoded by the exons ATGGGCACCCTTCAGCAGTGCTGGTGCCAGCTACCCCAGATGGGTGACACCTGGGCCCAGCTTCCTTGGCCTGGACCCCCACACCCAGCAGTGCTGCTGGTCTCCCTCCTTTTGGCAACTGGGGTGATGCACTCAGATGCGGGAACCAGCTGCCCGGTCCTGTGCACGTGCCATAACCAGGTTGTGGACTGCAGCAGCCAGCGGCTCTTCTCTGTGCCCCCAGATCTGCCAATGGACACCCGCAACCTCAGCCTGGCCCACAACCGAATCTCGGCTGTGCCGCCCGGCTACCTCACATGCTACATGGAGCTCCGGGTGCTGGATTTGCGCAACAACTCTTTGATGGAGCTGCCCCCAGGCCTCTTCCTCCACGCCAAGCGCTTGGCACACCTGGATCTGAGCTACAACAACCTCAGCCATGTGCCGGCAGACATGTTCCGGGAGGCCCACGGGCTGGTGCACATCGACCTGAGCCACAACCCGTGGCTGCGCAGAGTGCACCCCCAGGCCTTCCAGGGCCTGGTGCAGCTCCGAGACCTGGACCTCAGCTATGGGGGCCTGGCCTTCCTCAGCCTCGAGGCTCTTGAGGGCCTGCCGGGGCTGGTGACCCTACAGATCGGGGGCAACCCCTGGGTGTGCGGATGCACCATGGAGCCCTTGCTGAAGTGGCTACGGAACCGGATCCAGCGCTGTACTGCCG ATTCTCAGCTGGCTGAATGTCGGGGCCCCCCTGAAGTGGAGGGCGCCCCCCTCTTCTCTCTCACGGAGGAGAGCTTCAAGGCTTGCCACCTGACTCTGACCCTGGACGATTACCTCTTCATCGCATTTGTGGGCTTCGTGGTCTCCATCGCTTCTGTGGTCACCAACTTCCTCCTGGGCATCACAGCCAACTGCTGTCACCGGTGGAGCAAGGCCAGCGAAGAGGAAGAGATTTGA